One stretch of Oncorhynchus gorbuscha isolate QuinsamMale2020 ecotype Even-year linkage group LG21, OgorEven_v1.0, whole genome shotgun sequence DNA includes these proteins:
- the LOC124008376 gene encoding 60S ribosomal protein L31-like: MAPTKKGEKKKGRSAINEVVTREYTVNIHKRIHGVSFKRRAPRALKEIRKFAMKEMGTPDVRIDTRLNKAVWTKGVKNVPYRMRVRLSRKRNEDEDSPNKLYTLVTYVPVTTYKGLQTVNVDEN; encoded by the exons ATGGCTCCTACcaagaagggagagaagaagaaggggcgTTCAGCCATCAATGAGGTGGTGACCAGAGAATACACCGTCAACATCCACAAGCGCATCCATGGAGT GAGCTTCAAGAGGAGAGCTCCTCGCGCTCTCAAAGAGATCCGCAAGTTCGCCATGAAGGAGATGGGAACTCCTGATGTACGCATCGACACCCGCCTGAACAAGGCTGTGTGGACCAAAGGCGTCAA GAATGTGCCATACAGGATGAGGGTACGATTGTCCAGGAAGCGCAATGAGGATGAAGATTCCCCAAACAAACTGTACACACTCGTCACGTATGTCCCTGTCACAACATACAAAG GTCTACAGACGGTCAATGTTGATGAGAATTAG
- the LOC124007647 gene encoding carbohydrate sulfotransferase 10-like — MDNGTECAEKDYLLLLSSCLCRYRRYFDGPQVMQITMRHHWLLVGACGWVLLILVFANKFINFNARTTDDYGEKTEMQSLTQPVVKTIKSLPAPKSDRRAPKSSNLSSVGPSMANPTEWNTVETRRRELLSAVCKNDSLKNLTHTSINKFVLDRIFVCDKHKILFCQTPKVGNTQWKKVLIVLNGEFSTVEEIPENLVHDHEKNGLPRLSSLTEKEITKRLATYFKFFIVRDPFERLISAFKDKFVKNPRFEPWYKHDIAPAIIRKYRKSHRDNDDNQATTGLRFEDFIRYLGDEPGRLRMDRQFGEHVIHWVTYAELCAPCDITYSVVGHHETLERDAPYILKAAGIERLVSYPTIPPGITRYNRTKVERYFSGISKRDVRRLYGRYQGDFSLFGYPSPDFLLN; from the exons ATGGATAACGGGACAG AGTGTGCCGAGAAAGACTACCTGCTATTGCTAAGCAGCTGTTTGTGCAGGTACCGTCGCTACTTCGATGGCCCACAGGTGATGCAAATAACGATGCGGCACCACTGGCTGCTCGTCGGGGCTTGCGGCTGGGTGTTGCTCATCCTCGTGTTTGCCAACAAGTTTATCAATTTTAACGCCAGAACCACGGATG ACTATGGGGAGAAGACTGAGATGCAGAGTTTGACTCAACCAGTAGTTAAGACCATCAAATCACTGCCAGCTCCGAAATCAGACAGAAGAGCTCCCAAGTCATCGAACCTG tcctcAGTAGGCCCCTCCATGGCCAACCCAACAGAATGGAACACTGTGGAGACGAGGCGGCGGGAGCTGCTGTCAGCCGTGTGTAAGAACGACTCCCTCAAGAACCTCACTCACACCTCAATCAACAAGTTTGTCTTGGACCGCATCTTTGTGTGCGACAAGCACAAGATCCTCTTCTGCCAGACCCCCAAAGTGGGCAACACTCAATGGAAGAAGGTCCTCATTGTTCTCAATG gagagTTCTCCACTGTGGAGGAGATACCAGAGAACCTGGTTCATGACCATGAGAAGAACGGACTGCCCCGCCTCTCCTCTCTGACGGAGAAAGAAATCACTAAAAG GTTAGCCACATACTTCAAGTTCTTCATCGTCAGAGACCCGTTCGAGCGCCTCATCTCCGCCTTCAAGGACAAGTTTGTGAAGAACCCGCGCTTCGAGCCCTGGTACAAGCACGACATCGCTCCCGCCATCATCCGCAAGTACCGTAAGAGTCACCGTGACAACGACGACAACCAGGCGACTACGGGCCTGCGCTTCGAGGACTTCATCCGTTACCTGGGCGATGAGCCCGGGCGGCTCCGCATGGACCGTCAGTTTGGAGAGCATGTTATCCACTGGGTGACGTACGCGGAACTCTGCGCCCCCTGTGACATCACGTACAGCGTCGTGGGGCACCACGAAACTCTAGAACGCGATGCCCCCTACATCCTGAAAGCTGCCGGGATCGAGCGTCTGGTATCGTACCCCACCATCCCCCCAGGGATCACCCGTTACAACCGGACCAAGGTGGAGCGCTACTTCTCAGGCATCAGCAAGCGGGACGTCAGGCGGCTTTACGGCCGGTACCAAGGAGACTTCAGCCTCTTCGGCTACCCGAGCCCGGACTTCCTGCTAAACTGA